A genomic window from Vitis riparia cultivar Riparia Gloire de Montpellier isolate 1030 chromosome 18, EGFV_Vit.rip_1.0, whole genome shotgun sequence includes:
- the LOC117907780 gene encoding UDP-glycosyltransferase 88F5-like yields the protein MDDAIVLYPAPLIGHVVSMIELGKLILRRYSHRFSITILLSTGPFDTPATTSYIDHISQTNPSISFHRFPYLSVDTSSSTRSIVAVFFEFFRLSASNVLHSLQQLSKTSTVQAFIIDYFCASALPVARDLGIPTFHFLTGSAAAVAAFLYFPTIHKQYESSNKSFKDMPTTFIHFPGLPPLQATRMLQPWLNRDDPAYYDMLHFSELLPKSDGLLINTIDDLEPIAVKTIREGTCVPNGPTPPVYCIGPLIADTGEDESNSAGSIARHGCLSWLDTQPSQSVVFLCFGSNGAFSPAQVKEIANGLERSGKRFLWVVKNPPSNDKSNQIAVTADVDLDVLMPEGFLERTKDRGMVVKSWAPQVAVLNHPSVGGFVTHCGWNSVLEAVVAGVPMVAWPLYAEQHLNKAVLVEDMKMAIGVEQRDEDMFVSGAEVERRVRELMECKEGRELRERSRKMREMALAAWKEGGSSTTALAKLADIWSQD from the coding sequence ATGGATGATGCAATAGTCCTGTATCCAGCTCCACTCATCGGCCATGTGGTGTCCATGATAGAGCTAGGCAAGCTCATCCTTCGCCGTTACTCCCACAGATTCTCCATCACCATTCTCCTCTCCACTGGCCCTTTTGACACCCCGGCCACCACCTCTTACATTGACCACATCTCCCAAACCAATCCTTCTATCTCTTTCCACCGCTTCCCCTATCTCTCGGTCGACACCTCTTCTTCCACTCGCAGTATCGTCGCTGTCTTCTTTGAATTCTTCCGTCTCAGTGCCTCTAATGTCCTCCATTCTCTCCAGCAACTCTCCAAAACTTCCACCGTTCAGGCATTCATCATCGACTACTTTTGCGCTTCAGCTCTTCCTGTTGCTCGTGACCTTGGAATTCCCACTTTCCACTTCCTCACCGGCAGTGCTGCTGCTGTTGCGGCTTTCCTCTACTTTCCGACAATTCACAAACAGTATGAGAGCAGCAATAAGAGCTTCAAGGACATGCCCACTACCTTTATACACTTTCCTGGGTTGCCTCCGCTACAAGCCACTCGAATGCTTCAACCATGGCTCAACCGAGACGACCCCGCCTATTATGATATGCTACACTTCTCAGAGCTTTTGCCAAAATCCGATGGACTTTTGATAAATACAATCGATGACCTGGAGCCAATAGCCGTTAAGACAATCAGGGAGGGGACATGTGTTCCCAATGGGCCAACTCCTCCAGTTTACTGCATCGGCCCTTTGATTGCTGATACTGGTGAAGATGAAAGCAATAGTGCTGGTAGTATAGCTCGCCATGGTTGCTTGTCCTGGCTTGACACACAGCCAAGTCAGAGTGTTGTCTTCTTGTGCTTCGGGAGCAACGGAGCGTTCTCGCCCGCTCAGGTGAAGGAGATAGCTAATGGACTAGAAAGAAGTGGCAAGAGATTCTTGTGGGTGGTGAAGAACCCACCATCCAACGACAAAAGCAATCAGATTGCAGTGACGGCCGAtgttgatttggatgttctaaTGCCAGAGGGGTTCCTGGAAAGAACCAAGGATAGGGGAATGGTGGTGAAGTCATGGGCGCCGCAGGTGGCGGTGTTGAACCACCCATCGGTAGGTGGATTTGTAACCCATTGCGGGTGGAACTCGGTGTTGGAGGCAGTGGTCGCAGGAGTGCCAATGGTGGCATGGCCTCTATATGCTGAGCAGCATCTGAATAAGGCTGTTCTTGTGGAGGATATGAAGATGGCTATTGGAGTGGAGCAGAGGGATGAGGATATGTTTGTGAGTGGAGCTGAGGTGGAGAGGAGAGTGAGAGAGTTGATGGAGTGTAAAGAGGGGAGGGAGCTGAGAGAAAGAAGCAGGAAGATGAGAGAGATGGCTTTGGCAGCTTGGAAAGAGGGGGGTTCATCCACCACTGCCCTTGCCAAATTGGCTGATATCTGGAGTCAAGATTGA